In Pararge aegeria chromosome 7, ilParAegt1.1, whole genome shotgun sequence, the DNA window ttttaaatattttcatgtcATAGAACGATTGAAGtctgtgttattttaattgaatttttagcataatttttaaaatttctttctaCTTATCTGCGTGTATAAAATTGCTTATACTTTTatgcagtggcatgcatagagatACATACCGTACAGGGTATGTAAATTATATGAAATCATAAAAATCTCAGTGTGAGTTAtagtatttagtttattattattattattatatgtatgaacaatatgtattattaataataattatatgtggagtattagaatttataacatgtagtatagtttgcaatatttttattcagttatacatttttattgcctCACCAATCCGTTCCTTATaacaactactttcgccaaatgttgtctgggagagatcgctttagcgataagaccgcctttgcacacctaacttctttttctttattttttttattttcatctcttgtgtttttctttgtattttgtttttgtatgtgtaataaagattttaataataataataataaaaacttaaggatagccttataagagttataaaaagcctgccCTTACGTTTTTATAAATCGAACTGgattagaatataatagaataaaaaaactttattgcaacacaaaataataggaaaaacacaaggaaaacagtaatagtacttaatgctagggtgcaaaggcggccttgtcaCTAAAAGTAAtggattaatttattttctttattcttttacctttgactgaaattttattttgtaagtgataatgcGGGCAAACTTCGAATTAATATAAAGTCCATACCCTTTAGCTGTTTGCAAGCGGTATCTTACCGGAACGTTTAATCGCTTACTGCTACACGTTTTTATCTGTAGGGTAGTTCATCGATAGCCTATCGATGAATacactgctagactaaaggtctctcccaacaaaacaatatttattaatatttgatatCAAAAGAAGtcaagtatatattttattttgaaacgtgaagtagTATATAGTAGTATGGTAACAATGGTGTGACGTCACAGCCTATCCGGACGCCGCCGATTATCCGAGGCTGTACAGAGCGGCGTTAATTGGGCGATTGTTGGAACTGCTGTTGATCAGCGATTATTTATCAGATGATTATTGGATAATTTGGCGCAGGTAGTTTTTCCACTAGTTACCTACATATTACCTatgctcttgactgcaatctcacctggcggtttgtgatgatgcagtcaaaacTGGTAGCGGGTTTACTGGCTTAGAGTACCTATCTCAATTATTGTACGGTACGCTACTTATATGGGTAACATTAGTTTATTAACAATCTACAGCGGGAATTGCTATTGTATgaccactacatggcacgggtctcctccacagtccaccacgctggaccagtgagtgttggtggacttcacagacCATTAAGAACGTTATTTAGATTATGTTGCATACAGGtccacgatcttttccttcaccgttgaaccaaaatatattttaataacttaaaacgcacataacttagaaaagttagagttgcatgttgggattcgaacgcggctcgcgaaagtgaagtcaagctcctgcacaatgcgctataaccgcttctcgacgtttatattattagtaggataatattagtaagattttCTGTGAAAGTAATACGTGTAAAGCTCAATTTTAATAGCTTCATCGCAACACGTAGAAACTTGATccgtactaataataaaactacagAATTTGTTATTTTGTCCGAACACGCTAATTTCTGGAACTGCCAgtcggatttgaaaaatcttttgtgCCTTTTGACAGCcctatctttttttaaattcaattaaactTCACGATGAGACCCGTAAACCGATGCAGAATAAATACTAAGCGAAAACCAAGTAAAATAAGTCGACGGAGATGCGACGCGGTGTTGACTACGGgacgtctgtttgtagtgactctatcactcAATCAATCACATTTTACATGGATAATTATGGTACATATACAGATCTTAACAATGTCGATACATTTTTAAGATCTgtatatgttaaatttttattaccgaCGTCCAATGATTTAATACTAGCTGGTACaggcgacttcgtccgcatggATTAAGGTTTTATTCCCgtgggaactctcttatttcccgggatattATTTCCTGGGGCTGTTTGTAAGAATGTAGGGTGTTGTTCCTCTTTCTTATTTCGACTAAGAGATGAACGAATATGTGATTTTCCATCGTCATTTTTTAGGCATAAATTATTAATCCATACAGGTCGAccgctagtttatttatttattagtttttcaagggaaacaaacagtactattacacatacgAGTAAAAGTAATatggtatttttatatcacataaaccaatgatgTTTCTACAACTGTATCactatacataaacgataacattaaccacaattgcttaggtaTTAAGTCTCTCTCTCTggtccttcatcactgaagatcgtggtcctggtgagatctcaacttcgcgttggtaaactgtctccatcggcttctgttggagaccatttttgcgatttgatagaagcggtccgaatttgtttttttcaactggtctgcccatcttgttaTGTAGGAATAAAGTACCAAGCGAAAataatacaacaaaattaaatttaaacaaaaaaaatgtccgACTCACAATATTTACTGTTGAAAGTATTGCaagcacgagataaaaagttatttgccgaatacctcgtcttccatctagcccatgcaaagggaggtttacgtctTGCAtgtaacctacgacatgcaaattcgatattacttagaagaagtggggAGGAGTAGTTAATTATATTCTGCAACCATAACATTTAATCGCTTGCGTGTCGCAATGGCCCTCGGAATAAGATGAATGCCTCTGAATTGGCACAATTTGATTACAGACGTCATTGACGATTAGCCGTcaaggaaaaattatattttcttcgTAACCAGGGCGATGGGACCGGTTTAACCAGTCAGTTTATTAAGTTacttaattaatgaatattgtTTTACTTGTAACTAAAACATTCACTAGCGGAAACCCGCGACTGCGGCCATGTAGAGATGTTTCTGTTTTGCTGAGTCTCTACGACTCGAGTCTTTTACCCTCATTTCGACTTTATAGGGGTAcgttttagaataaaaaatagcctaatttaacattatgtatttaacTGTTAAAATTCCACCAAGATCAGTCCAGGTGTTGACCgaaaaacaaatgtttatttttataaaagtacccatattatgtggtatacaaagtacctacttttataaaaaaaatacagtccactaatCTGCACAGGGTCCTTCTCACTCTGGGAAGAggcccgtgacctgtagtgggccggtaatgtgttgatgtgatTATGATGACCTTATATACTTTCAAGGGATAGGGTTGGGGTCTCATGGTGCTGGCTTGGCGACAACACACTGGAAAGCGCACTGTGGACCCcctacgaggtggacagaccaGACAAAGCGAGTCGTAGggtcgctggatacaagcgtcGCAAAACCCTAAGGAGTGGAAGTCCccatgtccagctgtggacgtcgtCTGGTtgagataataatgataataatatagttgAATATGCATGTAGTAAAgagttattttaacattatacaaacaaacctttaaattttattatttgtataggaTATTCATTCATCATGTACAATTATTCAACGccattaaaaattacaagagatatttattttatttaaagtctttatttgtatacttacTACACATATAGGAATATAAAAGTCGAATATATAGAAACAcaaaaaggcggctttatcgcttagaagcgatctctgccaggcaaacttAGGATTAGAACTACacatttatacatacatattaatttaatattttaatctcaCATCTTTTGATTTACAACTTGGATACAGCTTACAAaccttatttgttttgtataaaagaaacaacatttaaataatcttGTCTTCTCAGAATGGGTATGCAGACATTCTCAGAAAACCTCCGCGGTATGAAGAGTATGTGATATATGATTATTGTGTTGTATAGTAATTAAGTAGTATAGGGAGGTAACTACCTCCGCCCATCCGCTGTTACCGTACCCTTTAGGTGTATAATACCTTAAACGTAGAATGGACGATGAATCGAGTTTGCAATACATACACGACAATCGGTTGCATATAGATAGCAGCGACCTCTTGGATCCATCGGTTCAAAACAACCATTTACAGTTTCCCTGATCATTTTTGACGATGTTCAATCTCCAGACAGTTTCTGaaacgcgggagatattatagcgCAAAAGTGTGTGGGCCAATACAGGtgtcttttgtttgtttgttttaatgctttattgcacagttaaaaagtaatatgtaTATAGGCGAAACATAATGCCTGGAGGCATTCTCTACCCGTCTAACCTTTGGTAATGTCTCACTCTCTATTTCAGCACTCTTTCGCATGCAATGGcagctccgacacgaccggTAAGGGATCAGACGCACGACGgatagcttaacgtgctctccgaagcaggGCGTGAATATCCACTAAAATCCAAATTTCGATCTGGTATGAAGAATGTCTTGATAGAAATCCCAATACTTATTCACTGAGCCAATCTGAatagaacccaggacctcgtaatctgctgtcgaacatgctcaccactaggCCGACGAAGCAGATCGCTAAAAAAACACATCCACATACATTTCCTATGTATCTGtagacctccttggcgcaacggtgagcgctgtgaatttaattaggaggtcacgggttcggtgcgatgtcgcgtagaaatcgattaggagtatgactaccatactccctaacaggttagcccgcttcgtCTTAAAGTACGATATGTAAACAGTATAGCAAGAAAAACGTGCAAGCATATAAACAGCATATTTTTTAGCCCGGACTTTACCCAATGCTTGGGCGTAAGTTGTCTTTTTTTGGAAGTTATTTTTATCAGCTGTTTGACTGTTCCTTTTTTCAATAACTTTACCTCCCGCGAGGAgctatttgtaaaaaatgtattgcCTTCCACGCACTTAAATGTATACAGAATACTTTTTTCCGAGCttgagatatttatttatttattcataagacacaccaccaattaattgtaaccaaattcataaaaaaattaaattatgtgttacaattacaaattctgtccagtgccattacaataattatagatgtatacagcattattttTGTCATCTCCGGtcacaacgataatgctgtatacgaaaaataaaaactaaaataagtatttagtaaaaactattaaaaataataatgtaaatatgaattaagctacgCAAAAGCAACCAAAGCAACTTACCGCTATGTGCTCGATAACTATGTAATTAGCAGCCGGCTATATAATTCCACCCGCGCTATGTGCGAGAAGCAAGGTCGAGTACATAATGATCGTattgtacgtttttttttgctcACGACTGACTGCTGAagatgtattatgtatattaatcttATATTTCGTAACGGACGCGGACAACAATATCTCAGCAATTGaacaaacttatttaaaatattggtatacatttaaaatttaaaaaaactcccGTCAGTGGTCAGTAGTCAAGCTGTTTAATTTGATATCCATTTTGAGGGAGttgtcaaatataatatatcattttatGGTGGCGGTCATCTtgcatttcaaattttatttgtaatttatcatTGTTGTGTTGGAGGCTCTCTTTGATTTGACAATAAAATCTTTGTTGTCtttgtaaaaatatgtttacatatctAATTAAAGGGCTTCTCATACTAGTCAGCCCTTTAATTAGATACCCATATTGGagtagttgtgaaaaaatatgtaaatcaaCATTtaggcggccatcttggactgattttcatgAAAGCTCAGAACACTAACTCTGTATAATATCTTATATACACTAACACTAATTCTcatttgaaacaaataaaacaaataaaaaccgtTCGGAAAAAACGATgccacacacacagacacacacccACGCTCATACACACACGTACGTCAAACTtatataacaccccgtcgtttttgcgtcgggggttaaataAGCATTATATGTGCACTTGTTATCTATGTACCTAGTAATAGAAAAAGGTGAATGATGGAATGAGGCTTTGGTACGATATCGCATAGAAGCCGATTAGATGAAGGTGTTTAATGTAACTgtcgtacccctaacaggttttcCTCAAACCACCCTAAACTGCGTCATCATCTACCACCAgatgagactgcagtcaagcgtttgtagtgattaaaaaaaaaggtaaataatataGCAGTAAGAACATGGAAATTATAGACATTCCGATGAAGATATCTGATATAAGAGCATCCGCTGACGCAATGACACCGGCTGTGTTTTGCGGTCTCATAGAAATAACTGCTTACATAACACGTGACatgtgttatgaaaattaagcttaatttgctatactccgcgaacagcaggacatctcctgaggatgctgcggtttcggtgcgaaacgtgcgtagagggtacattgctgatagattgaagaaattataaattataccatacagattctcctgctttctgCAAagtaagctaaattttcataatatgtcatggatttccgcaaagtaacgcctgcttctatccaatacgtggcatgtggtcttataagtggcaGGACCCCGGTTCGTTTCCCAGTAGAGGGAATTgggttatttatatacatttctaCGAATACACTGATCCACAAATTGAAGGCACTCAAGAAAGAGAGATCTATGTTGGGAGTTTCCCTGAAGGATATAACTAGTAACGAAGAGATCCGCAGGAGAACCAAAGTCACTGACACAGCCAAAATTATCTGCAAGTTGAAATGACAATGGTGCGATCAATTCAAGGTGGGTAACAAATGAAAGGTAaggtgttttttaaaattaaaatttatcatttttattattcaagatACTCGTACTAAGACCATAGTAAGACTAGGGCGTTCAACATAAATAATTCCGCTGCAACACAAATAATTTccgaatgttttaaaaatatactacgacaatacacattttTTGCCATCTAGTCCGAAAGTAAGCTTGTAcactacataaatacttttaatatattgataaacacttagacactgaaaaacattcatgttcatcacacaaacattgtccagttgcgggaatcgaaaccacggccttggactcagaaaccagggtcgctgcccactacgccgatcggccgtcggtgttttaattttcttttgaaaaatatatacttttttaatgcCCACACCCCAAAATTATACACAGTAGGTAAATACCTATCCTATAATTATATATGATGCTGTCCGTGCGCCATAGACGTGAAAAACGGAGTTATTGTCtaagaaatagtttatttcttaattgGCTTATACGATTTTAACTTTACTGGCTAAAGTTTAAAAGCAAAGCAAATGGCTGTGGTGCTTACgctatttttaaattgacactcgatactttttttattgtaacctTCTTTGGAtgtttaaattgtataatttccTTGTGTTTTTATAGCTAACATTAGCAAATAGGTATTTCGCTTGAAGATCATTAtgataatgtattttttgtacatattaTACTTGCAACTAGAAGTTAACACGCGACTTTATCCGCGCCAACTCATTTCTCGCGGAGAGTAAATTTATCATGACGGACCGACAAACTACAGCCCAAAATCTGTAATTTAGAGAGTATATTCTTTGGGAACTCTACAAGCacttcaaaaacttttttaaaatcCTATCCTTGGGGTTGATTAAAAAGGataagaaagtttgtatgaaaatccaTAATTTACAAGTTATATCTGTGAAACTTGGTATTCGCTTTTGATTACACACTAAGAAACACATGTTCTGCACTTCGAACATAATTATCtctaaaaagttttattggtaaagaaagttttgtagcaaattattttattttcaagctTTATACATATAGGTAATTGCCTCACTTGCTTTCTGGTGACGGGTATTAGGCCccgcgattttttttaatgggaCATCAGTAATTTATCATGTTAAAATGACATGAGGGTGAAATCGCAGGGCACCGTTAGCAATTAACGATATGCCTTATAACAGTtggtattttttaacatttaacacATACAGACAATAAGACATTTTGTATGGTTATAACTTAAACATTGTACTTacgaggtaaataataatacttgtgAAAAAACATGACGTTGCCAAGGTATAAGACCTGCAGATTTGACGCACgaagtaaaatatatacctaccgaTAGAAAAGGCTACCAAAACAGTTGTAGCTAAGAATGCTCGTAAACATGTACAAAACGAGGGGTTTTCTAAGTTGGATCTTGGTCCATCTGTCTGTCTGAGTCCTTATATTGTTCAAAGGTAACATATATTTACTACTGCTTCGCGTAAGGAATATGGATATCGCCATCATGTCACTACAGTgtcttatgtaatgtacgcatcaaaagtgccacctatactactactactacctaagtaggccctacttgaataaatatatttttgactttgactttgactttgattcctAATTAAGGGCCGGCGCCCATTGTCGGCATCGGCAAGGAACAGGATCCTTCGGCATCCTACATGCAAGCGCACACTGATGGAAACTATGCTTTGGCATGCTGCAACGTTCTTAGGGATGACGAGGCGTCCTTTAGCATGCCGCACCGTCCTGTAGCTTGCCGAAGCGTCTCAATATCGTATTTCTCGTCAAAACAGTTTCAGAGTTGTTACAAGCTAGTTGTGTGAGTTGTATTTAATATGGTGGACTGGGATCTAGTGCTCATAGCAGCTCTTGCTGAAGAAGAAGAGAAATCTAATCAATCAAGAAGATTTTGGGTGAACAACCTTTGGAAGCAACGATATACGTCCGGTGAATTCAACAATTTATTCAATGATTTGCGTTATGACGTGCGAAAATTTTATGACTACTATAGAATGagttatgaaaattttgaaagTCTGGTTCATTTGCTTCGACCTTTCATGgagaaaaaacaatcaaattttCGCACACCTATATCTGTTGAAGAAAGATTGTCTGTGTGCTTGAGGTGAGtaatcatactaatattataaatgcgaaagtgtgtttgttggtttgtccttcaatCACGCTGCAAGAAAGCCAcggattgacgtgattttttgaTTGGGTATAGTTGAGGACCTGGAGAgtgacataagctactttttatcccggaaaattaaatagttcccttagttagttaataataaacaatactttaatgtgttaataatcatatttattattttttaattcacatatACTCGTACAGGTATGATTCGAATGGTGACTTCAGATCGCAGACTACATTACTATTTCGTCTGAATCTATATTTCATGCTGCGCCGGTCATAGAACTGTCGTCGTGGAGCGATTGTTGATGACATTGGAgtcatatctttatttttaatcacatTAGCTTTGCTGCaggtaataatatgttaaagaaattacaaattctggtAATCATTGGTTTCAATATTCTGGTAATCACTGATTTCAATGTTTTGGTCTTGGCATCTAGGTATGGGTGTCGGTGTATATTTCAATGTTGAATGTATGTTGTCCTCGTTATTTACGGATGTTGCTTGGGGTGTGTAATAAGAAAAATCGTCCATGGTGTAGTTTGATTGATTCACAGGAGGTTTTTGTTTCGATGTGGATGGTTCATTAATAGATCTTGTTGTTTCAATATGCTGTGGTGCTTCTAACATTTCTGAATATTCGATTTCTGCCTTATTAACAATAAGCAATACATCTCTTTTCACTTGAAGTTGCAACTTTTTCGGTAAAGATTTTACTGTAGCagacattgatttaaaaaatatatctataggaTGTTCATCTTCGTTATTTTTAgaatctatataattttttaatatctcaGCTGTGGTTATGTTTTGTGATCGAGGACGCGAGTTTTGTGAATCTGAATGTGACATTTGTGATTGTGGCCGTGATTGAAGAGAATCCAAGAAAGAATCTTGTGTGTCCTCGGAAGACGAATCTAAATTAGATACCTGTGCtctattttgtaaaaatgtagTTAAGAATTGGAGTTCTCTTTCGTGTTTTATTGGCCTTTGTGGCTTTGCAGAATCACCACTTTTGCTTGTTCTATTTTTTATCGCTTTTCGATAGTTGTTTCTGATGTTCGTCCACATCTTGAGGCATTCTTGagctgaaaataatataataaacatataaatgaaTGGTTTGTTAGTGAGGGGTTTTCACGCAGGTTTTCCAAGTGGCAATAgattaataggtacctacctaagctatatttaaaaatataatgtttcttttcagGTTTTTAATCACAGGAGTCAGTTTCAAAACTTTAGCATTCAATTACCGAATGGGATTTAGTACAGTTCGTTGTATAGTCCATGAAACCTGCCGTGTAATCTGGAATATTCTTGGCCGTATCGTTCTGCCAAAACCAACAACAGCACAATGGAAGATAATTGCTAAAGACTTTGATGAAATATGGAATTTTCCAAATTGTATTGGTGCCATAGATGGCAAGCACTTCAAGATACGAGCTCCAAATAATAGTGgaagtatgtattttaattataaaaaattttttagtaTCGTTCTGTTGGCTGTAGCAGATGCTAAATACAGATTTGTCATTGTCGATGTAGGTGCTTATGGTAGAAATAGCGACGGTGGTATATTAGATCATTCAAAATTGGGTTTAAAATTGCAAAACGACACCTTAAATATTCCTCAAAATGTGAGCTTACGAGGAATAACTGAAGAATTACCCTATGTTTTTGTTGCTGATGAAGCATTTCCACTAACGAAAAATATAATGAGACCGTACCCTGCGAATCAATTGGCAAATATAGAGAAAAGAGTTTTTAATTACAGACTAAGTCGAGCAAGGCGTATTGTGGAGAGTGCTTTTGGCATTCTTCAATCAAGGTTTGAAATATTTCAGAGGAGAATGCAAGTACAagcaaaatatatagataacatcATTTTAGCCTGCTGTTCTTTACATAATTACATCATTAACAATGCAACGACGGAACTTCCAAACCCACTACAGGAAAGTGACATTTTAGAAAGTTCCGTGGATAACAATGTAGTTGGCGATACCGATATTATCATGTGCGAGGGTATGGTCATTAGAGatcaatttaaacaatattttaactcTGAACATGGGTCAGTTAGTTGGCAGAATAATATTGTCAATAGATCATAAAATACCAACGATCTATAAgtcaatgtaattaattatatattatatatacttatacttattataactcaataaaaaatacaatgtttaTGATGCTTACTTACGTGTTTTATTGAATTCTTTGGCGATTTGCTCCCACGCATTATTTTTCATGTGTTGGTCACTGTAGTGACGcgatttta includes these proteins:
- the LOC120625133 gene encoding protein ALP1-like isoform X1 codes for the protein MVDWDLVLIAALAEEEEKSNQSRRFWVNNLWKQRYTSGEFNNLFNDLRYDVRKFYDYYRMSYENFESLVHLLRPFMEKKQSNFRTPISVEERLSVCLRFLITGVSFKTLAFNYRMGFSTVRCIVHETCRVIWNILGRIVLPKPTTAQWKIIAKDFDEIWNFPNCIGAIDGKHFKIRAPNNSGSMYFNYKKFFSIVLLAVADAKYRFVIVDVGAYGRNSDGGILDHSKLGLKLQNDTLNIPQNVSLRGITEELPYVFVADEAFPLTKNIMRPYPANQLANIEKRVFNYRLSRARRIVESAFGILQSRFEIFQRRMQVQAKYIDNIILACCSLHNYIINNATTELPNPLQESDILESSVDNNVVGDTDIIMCEGMVIRDQFKQYFNSEHGSVSWQNNIVNRS
- the LOC120625133 gene encoding uncharacterized protein LOC120625133 isoform X2 — protein: MVDWDLVLIAALAEEEEKSNQSRRFWVNNLWKQRYTSGEFNNLFNDLRYDVRKFYDYYRMSYENFESLVHLLRPFMEKKQSNFRTPISVEERLSVCLRFLITGVSFKTLAFNYRMGFSTVRCIVHETCRVIWNILGRIVLPKPTTAQWKIIAKDFDEIWNFPNCIGAIDGKHFKIRAPNNSGSAYGRNSDGGILDHSKLGLKLQNDTLNIPQNVSLRGITEELPYVFVADEAFPLTKNIMRPYPANQLANIEKRVFNYRLSRARRIVESAFGILQSRFEIFQRRMQVQAKYIDNIILACCSLHNYIINNATTELPNPLQESDILESSVDNNVVGDTDIIMCEGMVIRDQFKQYFNSEHGSVSWQNNIVNRS
- the LOC120625133 gene encoding uncharacterized protein LOC120625133 isoform X3, translating into MVDWDLVLIAALAEEEEKSNQSRRFWVNNLWKQRYTSGEFNNLFNDLRYDVRKFYDYYRMSYENFESLVHLLRPFMEKKQSNFRTPISVEERLSVCLRFLITGVSFKTLAFNYRMGFSTVRCIVHETCRVIWNILGRIVLPKPTTAQWKIIAKDFDEIWNFPNCIGAIDGKHFKIRAPNNSGTNNRYTQWLPRLCCV
- the LOC120625134 gene encoding uncharacterized protein LOC120625134, whose amino-acid sequence is MAEEKLINLVRLHECLYNIKSRHYSDQHMKNNAWEQIAKEFNKTPQECLKMWTNIRNNYRKAIKNRTSKSGDSAKPQRPIKHERELQFLTTFLQNRAQVSNLDSSSEDTQDSFLDSLQSRPQSQMSHSDSQNSRPRSQNITTAEILKNYIDSKNNEDEHPIDIFFKSMSATVKSLPKKLQLQVKRDVLLIVNKAEIEYSEMLEAPQHIETTRSINEPSTSKQKPPVNQSNYTMDDFSYYTPQATSVNNEDNIHSTLKYTPTPIPRCQDQNIEISDYQNIETNDYQNL
- the LOC120625133 gene encoding uncharacterized protein LOC120625133 isoform X4, with amino-acid sequence MVDWDLVLIAALAEEEEKSNQSRRFWVNNLWKQRYTSGEFNNLFNDLRYDVRKFYDYYRMSYENFESLVHLLRPFMEKKQSNFRTPISVEERLSVCLRFLITGVSFKTLAFNYRMGFSTVRCIVHETCRVIWNILGRIVLPKPTTAQWKIIAKDFDEIWNFPNCIGAIDGKHFKIRAPNNSGN